The sequence gacttcggaatatctaccggaggcagtatcaacgaactggcatcctagataggaagactacttataacaacttaactaggataatccaggaaaggatatctgagcttcgcaacaggaacttccagcaaaagcttcgagaaattctcccacattcaaagcccttctggtccttaacgaaggtgcttaagaaaaaaccgaagcctattcctcctctgatgtcagcccaggacgcagctgaaggaatacctttaatcacaccagtagagaaggcaaatgcgctaggccagcagtttgtgtgttctcacaatttaggatttaacattgttagtccacatgaaagagccgttacagatagcgtagctgaggttgaccaatcagacagcttggttcctgaggaaagtagagtcactgcgaatgagctgatggttattgtgaaaaaatccaaaaatatgaaggcccccggtttcgacaacacattcaacattgagctgaaacatttgagtattcgctcatttgtcttcttagctaaaatttttaacaggtgctgggagcttggttacttcccttcaatgtggaagttagctaaagttatcccagttttgaaaccggggaaagatccttctttttccaagagctatcggcccatcagcttactctctgccctatccaagctgtttgaaaagtcaatacaaaggcgaattcttgctttcgcagatgaacaggatatatttctggaagaacagtttgggttccggaaaggaagatccaccatccaccaactcacaagggttaacaacgtcatccagcaaaacaaatcagtgtccaaaacgactgccatggcaatattggatattgaaaaggcattcgataatgtgtggcacgatggcctggtgtttaaactgcataggtataattttcccatgtatcttattaaaattatcaaaaattatcttgcagatagagcattccaggtttctctgaataatgcactttcagaaagatttactattcctgctggtgtaccccagggaagtatcctaggtcccatcctatacaacatttttacatcagacatcccacctcttccgggtggtggtgttctgtcacaatttgctgatgatactgccattctttacaaaggtcgtgtcattaatgctctgaagaataaactacagacaggtctggacgctttaacggaatattttacaagctggaaaattgtgatcaatgcagcaaaaactcaggtcatcttgtttccacattcaagatctccaaaacttgttccatcagacgaatgcagaatacgattcggtgatgaggtcattcaatggtccgatgaagttatctatctaggactcacctttgacagacatctgatattcaggtcacatgttgacaaaatcgttaaaaaatgcagcatactcattaggtctctgtatccgctgatttgtagaacatctaaactatgcctgaagaatcagatggctgtctataaacaaatcatctaccccgcaattgaatacgcagtccctgtttggcggggttgtgcacgaacacacaaacttaggcttcagcgcattcaaagtaagatcctaaagatgattctaaatctacccccttggacaaggactagtgaagtacatgagatggcctcactggatatactagaacaaaaattcgaacaatactgcacgaaatttgaagagaggtgctcaatctctgaaatacaaataattcaaaatttgtacgtattaggttagggatagttataagtaggtagacattttataaataattaaaataaatattatgattaaacattagtatgtaaaacaagagtaactaaaacacctaatattaataacgaatcgtatgaacaacaaagatgaaaggccaaagggtcaaaacacttgtactgtaaaatgttgatgtaatacacaaaaataagattaataaacagatatttatgcaaaaaaaaaaaaaaaaatagctaacgttccagtcctacacgtagcttactagaggtaggttgttgctaaacagcaagacaaaaagtgccataaaacgatttgaagctttaattgctatgctctgatcttgtgtcaggaaagattggatgaaatcccatgttatgtcgtttcacctgagaaattgacaactaccccagggtaaattttgagtgcataagattaatttcttatttatataagatgaactcgattgataatgagaaaaagtttatcgcttcaaccgaaatcacagAACGGTagtaatggaaaaaaaaaacgctataaaaatacttACTTGCATACAAATCTAGAACACAAACTTGgcgaaagaagcttaaatatcgatatctgtatcgcaagcttgtataaacatataattgcatacatttgggctattgatgtaatttcgttggCTATAAAACatatacaaatcatgacaaatatagtctatattctgggttcgcgtgttctatgttggttcataataacgactaagcagactctcgtgcatttgcggattcaaaagtgtgacgattagttGAAAAtggcgatcattagaaattttggttgccttgttccacatcaatggctcgaacaaccccatggggctgatccttgtagttttttcgaacaaatatttcacaaatgtgaaataatgtttattgaaattcgcgcgaaacCCGTGCCATCGCACCGAACTCTGAATCAAAACCGCGCGAAATTTCCGCTCAATTCGACTTGCTCCACATTAAGAATCGATTCACATTTCTTAAAAATCGAACTTATATTCGAAtaacagcaaaaaacacttcggaaatgttcactactcggTTCCTAATTAAATCTCAATCTGTATTGgcccttttaaaaaaaatcagatgcacaccactagatggattaaagcaGATTTTTAGTTCGGTTTCGCATGAAAGAGTTTTTAGTATCGACGGTGCTCGTACATTTTTGAAACGGTCTGTTAAAGGAAACTGTAAAATGTATCGAACAGGTAGTGAAACACGAGAAGCAACGGCCAATTGAAAAGGTCTTAATCTTCGAAATAAAGCATGTTGGAGGCAGTGTTCTGTTGGAATTTACTTTATACTCTTGCGTAGCTGATTCCGATTGTCGGTTCGAAACAAGTGCGGAAATCTTATCTATTTACCACGAACGGTGCAATTTTGAAATGACGAAGCTCCATCATGTAATTCGGACTGTTGCTTTCTTACAATGTGTCCAGCACTATCAAGTTTTACTAAAAAAAAGAGACAAGAAAAATCCTCGCAAAAGACAGGAACTGAAGCCAAACACGGCCTCGAAGCGCAACCCAGTCCAACTTCCTCTAAAGTGACAGCAGTAATTGGTTTGTCGCTCTTTCGCACACCATATTCTGATCAATCGCGGTTTATCATTACATAAATGCCAAGCGAAACCGGTAACGATTTTCTTCACttactatgtttttttttctcgctctctctctttctttctCGCTGCACCTAAACCCTCTTTCAGTGTGGCTGAACAAGGCACGCGTCCACAACATTGAGGTACTGGAGAATGCACTGGAAAATCGTCCGAAGGGGATCCCGCTGCTGACGGTGTCCAATCATCACTCGTGCTTCGATGATCCCGGCATGTGGGGTGAGTTTAGTAAACTCTAACGCAATCTTGATGTATCGTACATAAGCTTTACTTATTGTTGTGCATTCCGTTCTATGTGCCGAAACAGGACTGCTGAAATTTCGTAAATCTGTGTTTTCAATGTCCAGCTAGAAagtggacatcagttgaatgcTTTTGATTTCTCTGCTCTTCATTTTAGGTCTGCTGAAGTTGAGACATGTGTGCAACAAAAACGTGATCCGGTGGTCGATGGCAGCTCATGATATCTGTTTCACCAACAAATATCATTCGCTTTTCTTCATGTACGGCAAGTGCATTCCGGTCGTCAGGGGCGCCGGTGTGTATCAGCCTGCCGTGGATTTGTGCATAGAGAAGCTGAAGCTGGGCCACTGGGTGCACGTCTTTCCCGAGGGTAAAGTAAACATGACCAAGGAAGATCTCAGGTCAGCGGATCGTACTTGCCAGTTCCGTTCCGAACCCCCAGGAATCATTAGGTTTCTTTCATTTTAGATTCAAGTGGGGCGTTGGACGAATCATCTATGAGTCCCCAGTGCTGCCAATTATCGTTCCCATTTGGCACATAGGAATGGATGAAGTGCTGCCAAATGAACCGCCCTACTATCTGCGAATGGGAAAGAAACTGACGTACAACTTCGGTAAACCAATCGATTTGAACGATGTGATGGCACATCTGAAGGAGGCCCCGGTCACGGAGGAGTATGCTAGGAAAATCATCACCGACAGAATACAGGAGGAGATGATGGTGAGTTTCGGGGGAGGAATTTCGGCTCAAGTTGATATCGAGTTGTTCGAGGTTGCACTTGCTATGCGGGAGCTAATTGAACATAGACAATTTCGTTGGATTTTTtaacaattcaaatgaaaagtctcctgATTCCAATCAaaaatcctgaattttatctgaatatgacttccggttctggagttacaggATGATGTGTGCACTAACTTCAGTTAGTGTTCAGTTTTAAATGAAAGGGCGTAGAATTCCAtaaataaattctaaattttattcagatccgacttcatgTTTCTAAGTTATAGGAAGTGGTGAAAATAGCGGCTAAAAACTAACTTCGATTTCTCGGGGACAGTTTGAACGATTGAACAAGCCGATAGTCAAATGAAGAGTGTTATGGTACTGCTTCGGAGTTTTTGAGAGAAAAGGTTAGAAAATCATTGACGATACTAaaaacaaagataaactcaggATAAAGTGGTCTGCCATTTCTCATGCCTCATTTGTATGGGACCCCTCGATGAACCTCGGTTCACtgtctttttcttcttttttttttttttatttttttttttatttttttttttttaaataactatttattggaatatgagttaaaattaaattattaagatttaaattgggtgttcagccacaagtggtgacttttcagccctgttatatatatatatatatatatatatatatatatatatatatatatatatatatatatatatatatatatatatatatatatatatatatatatatgatttggttattaccatgaagacatcatttgcttccgcaattctgagatttttgtgtagggaaaattctaaacctacttgtattgtgtaatggggaaaaggaacttatatactaacttactaactaatacagagagcgaatcgattcaattgaagattgcatcgatttttgtcggaatttgcttataatattatgtgacattacatctaatggttctatatttgtgagtctgtgtaactcatttgtactaaaccagggaggacgcttcagaatcattttcagaattttattctgaatcctttgaagcgttttcttcctggtggaacaacagcttgaccaaattggtaccgcataaagcatggctggtctgaaaatttgtttataaattaacaatttgttttttagacagagcttagaatttctgtttataagaggatataaacatttaatatatttattacactttgcctggattccttcaatgtgatccttgaaagtaagttttttgtcatacgttaaacctaagtatttagcttgatcagaccatgtcaattccaagccattcaatttgagaatgtgattattgtttggttttagaaaagaagctcttggcttgtgaggaaagataattaattgcgtttttgctgcatttggtttaattttccattttgacagataatcactgaaaatatttaaacttctttgtaggcgactgcagatcactcttagatttctacctgtggctaacagacttgtgtcgtcacagaatagcgatttctgacaaccaacgggtagatttggaagattagaagtgaaaatattatacaagattggagctacactcgaaccctgcggaacaccggctcgtacgggtagcaattcagatttacaattctgatagctaacctgaagagtacgatcagttaaataattttgaatcattttgatcaaataaataggaaactggaaatcagacatttttgctattaaacctttgtgccaaacactgtcgaatgctttttctatgtctagaagagcaactccagtggataacccagaagatttatttgtttttatcatgttcgtaactcttacaagttgatgagtagttgaatgttcatgacgaaatccaaactgctctggtaaaaaaattgaattctcatttatatgagtcatcattctcaacaagataattttttcaaaaagtttactgatagaagaaagtaagctaattggtcgatagcttgatgtttctgctgggtttttatcaggttttaggataggaattactttagcgtttttccatctttttgggaagtaagctaatgaaaaacacttgttgaaaattttaaccaggagtctcaaggcaacatcgggaagatttttaataagaatattaaaaattccatcattaccaggagccttcatgtttttgagtttcctaataattgatttaatttcatcaaaattcgtctcaaaaatgtcatcgtgtgataacacttgggttgaaatatgatcatacttcagtgagacttcattttcaataggactcacaacgtttaaattaaaattgtggacactctcgaactgctgagctagcttttgagctttttcaccatttgtaagaagtatttgatttccttccttgagagcaggaattggtttctgaggtttcttaagaaccttagaaagtttccagaaaggtttagaatatggtttaatttgttcaacttctttagcgaaattttcatttcgcaaaagcgtaaatctatgtttaatttctttttgtaaatccttaactatgtttttcatagcaggatcacgagaacgttgatattgtcgtcgacgaacattcttcaaccgaatgagcagttgaagattgtcatcgatgataggagaatttaatttagtttgagctttgggaactgaaagatttctagcttcgataatataatgattcaaattatcaattgctgtgtcgatgtccgcagaattttctaaaatagtttcatgatccacatgattttcaatgtgagatctgtaatccaaccaattagctctatgatagttgaaaatagaactaattggattaattatagcttcgttggaaagtctgaatgttacaggaagatgatctgagtcaaaatcagcatgagtaatcggttcactacaaatgtgactttgatctgttagaaccagatcaattgtagacgggtttttcacggaagagaaacaagtaggattactgggatgaagaactgtaaagtaaccagctgagagttgattatgaagtattttaccattactattattttgcctacaattccactggacatgcttagcatttaagtcccctattacgaaaaatttcgatcgatatcttgtaagtttttgcaaatcgcctttaaagaaatttaattgttcgccggtgcattggaatggcaaatatgctccagcgatgaaataaattccatgaatggtttcaacttcgattcccaagctttcaataactttagtattgaaagaaggtaaaattcgatgtttaatttgccgttggacaaaaatggcaactccaccaccaattccagtaaacctgtcaaatcgatgaaccacataatgtggattacttttcaattttacatttggtttaagaaaagtttctgtcacaatggcaatatgaattttgtgaactttgagaaaattataaaattcatcttcactcgatttcaaagatcgagcattccaatttaaaatattcaaataattatttaacatcactgttaaattttaaattcattataatattatttgcaaatttccatccgatttgaaatgcttcaaaaagtgatgaagtcgaattcatttggatgatcatttgaaaaagttgatcttgtaggtagatcattttattttcagttatatcgcctaaatcgacttcatttaaagaagcgaatggcattgaaggaatatttgtaggtagactgccattagaagaagatgatttggccggtctacctattaataaattgttttcgttagaagaagaactgcaaggcggtcctgtgttttgattatttacattagaagaaataggagatagatttctacctaatataccagcataactgacattagaagaagatgatgacgaggtcgatctacctgtcaataaattgttttcgttagaagacgaattggcaggtgccttagaaaaattttcaggtatattctgtaaatttaaggtcgttgatttgacttgttgtctaagcgaacgagcgtttaaaattttttccctgacaggacatttcaaataattggatttatgatttccattgcaatttgaacatgaaaatttatcagtggtttcattcattggacaaacgtctttcgaatgcgatttaccacaattcaaacaccgtatatccatatgacaatttttggttccatgaccgaagccttggcaacgacgacattgcgttaagttagcaatacgattatgccgtttataatgttcccaatgaattttaatgtgggaaatgaaacgtactttttctaaagttttcaaattgtttacatcacttcgattgaagtgtattaggtaaagttcatgggaaattccagagcgtggtttagaagtaccattcgctctttttttcataagtattacttgggaaggggcaaaaccaagcaattcttttagttcatttttaatttcatcaatactttgatcatttgataatcctttcaagacagccttgaagggtctgtctgattttatatcatatgaataaaatttatgaagtttttcggacaaatatcgaataagacgttcgtaatcttccaatccatccaccaagactcgacattctcctcttcgtccgatttgaaatgagacttttacttccgggagaaaagtagaaagctcagtacggaatgctttgaagtcggaaatcatcaccgtcactggtggcatagattgatgtttcttcccagaacgacaagcgtccattttggaaatttttgaagaattttcttctatgtcgctacaatcggattcaggaagaatctcgtaaatattgttagacggcataggatcagcggaagggaaatccgtccgttgtcttttatttttacattcagattctataagatcgtgaatgttattagaaaaatgttgaataacggattgtgatttattccgtattgaattatttttagccttaggcttgttgcctttccggttggacgcaggcatttttgaaattaatgaaattttaaattaaattaactaggctaaattagtcttcgattagactcctagctagccttaaaaaaggctgattaatttcttagtcactctaatatcactctttgtatcacttagtcactctaatatcactctttgtatcacttagtcacttagttagtgattcaggtagccttgaaaaagactgaagccttgaatcaatgaaactctaggtagccagaaaaaaaattccaggagccaagagctatacgcgtgcggtgcgaacgactgttcaacaccgactgcgtctttttcttcttcttcttcacttctgggtggcgTCACCGCACTTGAGCAGACATCGACTTTCTTTCCACCggactggactacaagtgaaaacctCGCTGCGTGACAATGTGGAATCgccaaagtacggatgaaaatccttttttttctcaaattcagcagctgcaagattcatatgggtggtctataatataactgaaactgaaacaaacgtatccccagcaagctgttttagttttatttcttcaaacagttctactgtcaaatttaaaactggtatacgctgccgttgacgttctattttttctatatttgaaacactgaTAAAACGGTGCTGGGGCTgccattttgttataatttctagatttaaattttaaaactgacataaactagaacactcctgaatatgccataacacgatacaacgtgttcactcgttaagggcatattcagcagtgttttagttctagatgcataatttatgccagtaacaaaatttaaatctggattttataacaagaaaaactggcagccatagcagtgttttactcaagtccctgctaggccgccatgttttcgtgaccatcatcttttccgcaaagacgaaaacaacgaagaagtatataagttcgttgttgctaaatatctgtgatgtttagctgtgaaagttgatttttttatgtttgattataaatgtgatatcgttatgaaacgtgcgctgccaaattgtaatactgactttcacaatcaatgaagtgttgtattttacttcattttgtttattttgctctcactgacttgctagctttgatggccccgaaggactgagatgttggttacgatagcaATAGCTGGAGCGTcttattgttgccaccgggctggttttactcgtgtttcaaatatacaaaaaatagaacggcatcgtagaccatcGAGTTAATTTCGTCCAgttaagcaaatttgtgtgtaaaaaataatttagttatttttctcagagatgcgcGATGAGTCCTGTGCTCCCATATATGATATCTGAATTTCacttggatccgatttctggattcggaactacagggtcatcctgtaatgaaattaaaataatgtcacattgctcattttgctagtagatgtctgaaccgattccGTCCATCTaactttcaaataaaaggtcgtaAGATTCCATAAACTGCTTGTTTTTCAATCAGATCTGACTTGCATTTCTGGGATACAGGGTTTATATTTGGGAGTCCACGACCAAATaagcttatttcagttttaccggtattcggttttcgatcccggaaggtaattttcaaaatttcgaat comes from Malaya genurostris strain Urasoe2022 chromosome 3, Malgen_1.1, whole genome shotgun sequence and encodes:
- the LOC131435337 gene encoding tafazzin isoform X1; this translates as MLSFIFNLLLKPPSPTNGAGSGQPFVPYDIDWIFPQLRKPSRLWRIASTGVIGLVGFVSKIVIVWLNKARVHNIEVLENALENRPKGIPLLTVSNHHSCFDDPGMWGLLKFRLLKLRHVCNKNVIRWSMAAHDICFTNKYHSLFFMYGKCIPVVRGAGVYQPAVDLCIEKLKLGHWVHVFPEGKVNMTKEDLRFKWGVGRIIYESPVLPIIVPIWHIGMDEVLPNEPPYYLRMGKKLTYNFGKPIDLNDVMAHLKEAPVTEEYARKIITDRIQEEMMVLKEETERLHFDHEKS
- the LOC131435337 gene encoding tafazzin isoform X2 → MLSFIFNLLLKPPSPTNGAGSGQPFVPYDIDWIFPQLRKPSRLWRIASTGVIGLVGFVSKIVIVWLNKARVHNIEVLENALENRPKGIPLLTVSNHHSCFDDPGMWGLLKLRHVCNKNVIRWSMAAHDICFTNKYHSLFFMYGKCIPVVRGAGVYQPAVDLCIEKLKLGHWVHVFPEGKVNMTKEDLRFKWGVGRIIYESPVLPIIVPIWHIGMDEVLPNEPPYYLRMGKKLTYNFGKPIDLNDVMAHLKEAPVTEEYARKIITDRIQEEMMVLKEETERLHFDHEKS
- the LOC131435337 gene encoding tafazzin isoform X3 translates to MNSKPPSPTNGAGSGQPFVPYDIDWIFPQLRKPSRLWRIASTGVIGLVGFVSKIVIVWLNKARVHNIEVLENALENRPKGIPLLTVSNHHSCFDDPGMWGLLKFRLLKLRHVCNKNVIRWSMAAHDICFTNKYHSLFFMYGKCIPVVRGAGVYQPAVDLCIEKLKLGHWVHVFPEGKVNMTKEDLRFKWGVGRIIYESPVLPIIVPIWHIGMDEVLPNEPPYYLRMGKKLTYNFGKPIDLNDVMAHLKEAPVTEEYARKIITDRIQEEMMVLKEETERLHFDHEKS